In Mycobacterium gallinarum, a single window of DNA contains:
- a CDS encoding SDR family NAD(P)-dependent oxidoreductase has product MTQLSDKVALITGVSSGLGAVVAQVFAERGAKVFGIARRADEMATVFETVPGGKYASVDISSPEACRGAVAQTVEEFGRLDVLVNVAGFHQMRHTTTMTDEEWNLDLAVNLNGPFYLCRAALPHLLETGGNIVNVTSIAGVEGEVYSAGYCAAKHGLVGLTRALAVEYTKSNIRVNALCPGGMPTPQATEFTAPENADWDLIMRIASPRGFMEPSDVAKAIAFLASDDAAAIHGAVYRIDNGKGAG; this is encoded by the coding sequence ATGACTCAGCTCAGCGACAAGGTCGCATTGATCACCGGCGTCTCGTCAGGATTGGGCGCCGTCGTGGCGCAGGTTTTCGCGGAGCGGGGAGCGAAAGTCTTCGGCATTGCGCGCCGGGCCGACGAGATGGCGACGGTGTTCGAAACGGTGCCCGGCGGGAAGTATGCGTCGGTCGACATCTCGTCGCCGGAAGCCTGCCGGGGGGCTGTGGCGCAGACCGTCGAGGAGTTCGGCCGGCTCGACGTGCTGGTGAATGTCGCGGGCTTCCACCAGATGCGGCACACGACGACGATGACCGACGAGGAGTGGAACCTCGATCTCGCGGTGAATCTGAACGGGCCGTTCTACCTCTGCCGCGCCGCGCTTCCCCACCTGTTGGAGACCGGCGGCAACATCGTCAACGTCACGTCCATCGCCGGCGTGGAGGGCGAGGTCTACTCCGCCGGCTACTGCGCGGCCAAGCACGGACTGGTCGGGCTGACCCGTGCGCTGGCCGTCGAGTACACCAAATCGAACATCCGGGTCAATGCGCTCTGCCCGGGCGGCATGCCGACCCCGCAGGCGACGGAGTTCACCGCTCCCGAGAACGCCGACTGGGATCTGATCATGCGGATCGCCTCCCCGCGCGGGTTCATGGAACCCTCCGACGTCGCGAAGGCGATCGCGTTCCTCGCCAGCGACGACGCCGCCGCCATCCACGGTGCGGTGTATCGGATCGACAACGGAAAAGGCGCCGGCTGA
- a CDS encoding acyl-CoA dehydrogenase family protein, which produces MAWDFSTEPEFQRKLDWVKEFCEEKVEPLDHIFPHAVRLPDPAIKAYVRELQQEVKDQGLWAIFLDEELGGPGFGQLKLGLLNEVIGRYAGAPHMFGASAPDTGNMEMLAAYGSEEQKERWLKPLLNQDIFSAYSMTEPQGGSDPNLFRTTAVRYGDEWVINGEKWFTSAGRVADILFVMCTNGMFVVPRDTPGVEIMPEPRNHNHIVYRDVRVPLDHLLGPEDGAKTLAQRRLGGGRIHHAMRTIAQCNLAFDMMCERALSRESHGKLISDHQMVQEKIAESYAMIKMLRLFVLETAWKIDNTSTQEARTEIAAVKFTMAKTLREVSFNALHILGSLGTTDLTPIQAMYAAAPTMGIADGVDEVHKATVARRVLGGYTRHEGNFPTEFLPYKREEARKKMQPLLDARPELAAAAEAYAKYLGRRR; this is translated from the coding sequence ATGGCCTGGGATTTCAGCACCGAACCGGAGTTTCAACGCAAACTCGACTGGGTCAAGGAATTCTGCGAGGAAAAGGTCGAGCCGCTCGACCACATCTTTCCGCACGCCGTGCGTTTGCCTGATCCCGCGATAAAGGCCTATGTGCGCGAACTGCAACAAGAGGTCAAAGATCAGGGCCTTTGGGCGATCTTCCTCGACGAGGAGCTCGGCGGTCCCGGCTTCGGTCAGCTGAAGCTCGGTTTGCTCAATGAGGTGATCGGTCGGTACGCCGGAGCCCCACACATGTTCGGTGCCTCGGCACCAGACACCGGCAACATGGAGATGCTCGCCGCCTACGGGTCCGAGGAGCAGAAGGAGCGGTGGCTCAAACCGCTGCTCAACCAGGACATCTTCTCGGCCTACTCGATGACCGAACCGCAGGGCGGCAGCGACCCCAACCTGTTCAGGACGACCGCAGTCCGTTACGGCGACGAATGGGTCATCAACGGCGAGAAGTGGTTCACCTCAGCCGGCCGGGTGGCCGACATCCTCTTCGTGATGTGCACCAACGGCATGTTCGTCGTTCCCCGTGACACGCCGGGTGTGGAGATCATGCCCGAGCCGCGCAACCACAATCACATCGTCTACCGCGATGTCCGTGTGCCGCTGGACCACCTTCTCGGTCCCGAAGATGGCGCAAAGACGTTGGCGCAGAGACGACTTGGTGGCGGCCGCATCCACCACGCGATGCGCACCATCGCGCAGTGCAACCTCGCCTTCGACATGATGTGCGAGCGGGCACTGTCGCGGGAGTCGCACGGCAAACTCATCTCCGATCACCAGATGGTGCAGGAGAAGATCGCCGAGTCCTACGCGATGATCAAGATGCTGCGCCTGTTCGTCCTCGAGACGGCTTGGAAGATCGACAACACGTCCACCCAGGAGGCCCGCACCGAGATCGCCGCCGTCAAGTTCACGATGGCCAAGACGCTGCGCGAAGTGTCGTTCAACGCGCTGCACATCCTCGGATCGCTGGGAACCACCGACCTCACCCCGATTCAGGCCATGTACGCGGCCGCGCCGACGATGGGTATCGCCGATGGCGTCGACGAGGTGCACAAGGCGACCGTCGCCCGCCGCGTGCTGGGCGGTTACACCCGCCACGAAGGCAACTTCCCGACCGAGTTCCTGCCCTACAAGCGGGAAGAGGCACGCAAGAAGATGCAGCCGCTGCTCGACGCGCGTCCTGAGTTGGCCGCGGCGGCCGAGGCATACGCGAAGTACTTGGGGCGCCGCCGCTGA
- a CDS encoding alkylhydroperoxidase AhpD family core domain-containing protein, whose protein sequence is MRLEILDRGHRLPTKALLAIIRVVSGHPVVDAVKLAFYRPDFYGAGALTHEAMRGPSDWSVGDRELMAAVVAKGVDSPFCVAAHSATSTLWFGDATKVAATLADLDTAPIDGQLRATLHMLAKLSCGQAIDVDDMRGVLDAGVTRAQIEDALAVGLAFGITARLANAFDFDMATQAAMNAGAKHLLRRGYR, encoded by the coding sequence ATGAGGCTCGAAATCCTCGATCGCGGCCACCGCCTGCCCACGAAAGCCCTGCTCGCCATCATCCGGGTGGTCAGTGGTCATCCCGTGGTCGACGCCGTCAAGCTGGCGTTCTACCGACCCGACTTCTACGGTGCCGGGGCCCTAACCCATGAGGCGATGCGCGGGCCGTCGGACTGGTCGGTCGGCGACCGGGAGCTGATGGCGGCTGTAGTCGCCAAGGGCGTGGATAGTCCGTTCTGCGTCGCCGCGCACTCTGCTACGTCGACCCTGTGGTTCGGCGATGCCACGAAAGTCGCTGCCACCCTTGCGGATCTGGACACCGCGCCGATCGACGGACAACTTCGCGCCACGCTGCATATGCTCGCCAAGCTGAGCTGCGGGCAGGCGATCGATGTCGACGATATGCGTGGTGTGCTCGACGCCGGCGTCACCCGGGCGCAGATAGAAGACGCATTGGCCGTCGGTCTGGCTTTTGGAATCACCGCCCGACTGGCCAATGCGTTCGACTTCGATATGGCGACGCAGGCCGCGATGAATGCCGGCGCCAAACATCTCCTGCGGCGCGGATATCGATAA
- a CDS encoding lytic transglycosylase domain-containing protein: MSRQQLRALLSIAAAVCVLAGCTQSAPPEPSPAPTSAPTTAPVQPMDQPTSPGPPATSSGAQPKISSDPAQLADDLVADERSLRNPSTAEPALTSAARRQQAAYRAIGRNPDWDPIIRPRIPPELVATYDRNVDARRQLYPMTEVRDTVPAWRIVAPAPADALMAHYREAEAATGVPWNYLASIHLIETRFGSIEGTSTAGAQGPMQFLPSTFEAYGDGGDIHSLRDSIMAAGRYLAANNFAGNPDNAIFRYNNSDRYVQAVHDYAEVLAADPGAFAGYYRWDVYYRTTAGDVLLPIGYISTAPIPVQAYLADHPQ; the protein is encoded by the coding sequence GTGAGCCGACAACAGCTGCGGGCGTTGCTCAGCATTGCGGCCGCGGTGTGCGTACTCGCCGGCTGCACGCAGAGTGCTCCACCGGAACCGTCACCTGCACCGACGTCCGCACCCACCACCGCCCCCGTGCAGCCGATGGACCAGCCGACGTCACCTGGTCCGCCGGCAACTTCCTCCGGAGCACAACCGAAGATCTCGTCCGATCCGGCGCAGCTGGCCGACGACCTGGTGGCCGATGAGCGCTCGCTGCGTAACCCGTCGACGGCGGAGCCGGCGCTCACCTCGGCCGCCCGCCGTCAGCAGGCCGCCTATCGGGCGATCGGACGCAACCCCGACTGGGATCCGATCATCCGTCCTCGGATTCCGCCGGAGCTCGTCGCGACGTATGACCGCAACGTCGACGCTCGGCGTCAGCTGTATCCGATGACCGAGGTGAGAGACACCGTTCCGGCGTGGCGGATCGTCGCCCCCGCTCCCGCGGACGCGTTGATGGCTCACTATCGCGAAGCCGAGGCGGCCACGGGCGTCCCCTGGAACTACCTGGCTTCGATACATCTCATCGAGACCCGCTTCGGCAGCATCGAAGGCACCAGCACCGCTGGCGCACAAGGCCCTATGCAATTCCTGCCGTCCACGTTCGAGGCCTACGGCGACGGCGGCGACATCCACTCACTTCGGGACAGCATCATGGCAGCGGGCCGCTACCTCGCCGCTAACAACTTCGCCGGCAATCCCGACAACGCGATCTTCCGGTACAACAACTCGGATCGATACGTGCAAGCGGTTCATGACTACGCCGAGGTCTTGGCGGCCGACCCCGGCGCGTTCGCCGGCTACTACCGATGGGATGTCTACTACCGCACGACCGCCGGCGACGTCCTCCTGCCGATCGGCTACATCTCGACGGCGCCTATCCCGGTTCAGGCCTACCTGGCCGACCATCCGCAGTAA
- a CDS encoding HAD family hydrolase: MSNYSDVAILFELDGTLVDSQDAEALAMQCFARQLGGTILAPDINDLVADRRMQEAIDMLCAHIGVNVPADALPRVRQLAEYFLERRLRCVPGVGAALGRIDHPKFVVSNSPVDTIDDRLSRTKLLRHFPGAHFSAYEYQTWKPAPDLYLAAIQDLGLEPDAAIAVEDSRVGVQAAVEAGLRVYWYQPSFRGSNCWVGQVRLFGKMSALPTMLEGDLPLPAHRRRPLMVV; this comes from the coding sequence ATGAGCAACTATTCCGATGTTGCCATCCTCTTCGAACTGGACGGCACTCTCGTCGACTCCCAGGACGCGGAAGCGCTTGCGATGCAATGCTTCGCCAGACAGCTGGGAGGCACAATCCTCGCGCCGGACATCAACGACCTGGTCGCCGATCGGCGCATGCAGGAAGCGATCGACATGCTGTGCGCGCACATCGGCGTCAACGTGCCTGCGGACGCACTGCCTCGTGTGCGCCAGCTCGCCGAGTATTTTTTGGAGCGACGTCTGCGATGCGTCCCCGGTGTCGGCGCCGCGCTCGGCCGGATCGATCACCCGAAATTCGTGGTGTCGAACTCGCCGGTTGACACGATCGACGACCGACTGTCACGCACAAAGCTGTTGCGCCACTTTCCTGGAGCGCATTTCTCTGCCTACGAGTACCAAACCTGGAAGCCCGCTCCCGATCTGTACCTTGCCGCGATCCAGGACCTCGGACTCGAGCCGGATGCGGCGATCGCGGTCGAAGACAGCAGGGTCGGTGTGCAAGCCGCTGTCGAAGCAGGACTGCGGGTCTACTGGTATCAGCCGAGCTTTCGCGGCTCGAACTGCTGGGTTGGGCAAGTACGACTGTTCGGCAAGATGTCCGCGCTACCAACGATGCTCGAGGGAGACCTGCCGCTCCCCGCGCATCGGCGGCGGCCGTTGATGGTCGTCTAG
- a CDS encoding STAS domain-containing protein, producing MNPPTIDFGVAEHWVECGVVVAVWGDLDLATAPKLADAIEAAVRKRPAALIVDLTRVDFLASVGMTLLITAHREIAPSARFGVVADGPSTGRPLKMTGIDTIVDVYRSLDEALDKCASS from the coding sequence GTGAATCCACCGACGATCGACTTCGGCGTCGCCGAGCACTGGGTCGAGTGTGGTGTCGTAGTGGCGGTGTGGGGAGACCTGGACCTGGCCACCGCGCCCAAACTGGCCGACGCGATCGAGGCCGCTGTCCGAAAAAGGCCGGCGGCGCTGATCGTAGATCTGACGCGGGTTGACTTTCTGGCCTCAGTGGGAATGACTCTGCTGATCACCGCGCACCGAGAGATCGCACCGTCAGCGCGATTTGGCGTCGTCGCGGATGGTCCTTCGACCGGTCGTCCGCTCAAAATGACGGGGATCGACACCATCGTCGACGTGTACCGCAGCCTCGACGAAGCGTTGGACAAATGCGCATCGAGCTAG
- a CDS encoding GlsB/YeaQ/YmgE family stress response membrane protein, which translates to MIGLILSIIVIGLLAGALARLLVPGRQNISVVMTIVLGVVGSFVGGFLGYLLFGKDSSEGFLQPSGILGSVIGAVVVLLIWISVGRRSSVRSR; encoded by the coding sequence ATGATCGGACTCATCCTGAGCATCATTGTCATTGGACTCCTTGCCGGCGCTTTGGCGCGCCTGCTGGTCCCCGGCAGACAGAACATATCGGTCGTGATGACCATTGTCCTCGGTGTCGTCGGCTCCTTCGTCGGCGGATTCCTCGGTTACCTGCTCTTCGGCAAAGACAGCTCAGAGGGCTTCCTGCAACCTTCAGGGATCCTCGGTTCCGTCATCGGTGCCGTTGTCGTCTTGCTGATCTGGATCAGCGTCGGACGACGCAGCTCGGTTCGTAGCCGCTAA
- a CDS encoding LuxR C-terminal-related transcriptional regulator gives MAPTPSSPITVALVDDYDVVLMGVANMFDRYRDRVVVAEIDSNMGLEDAVDIVLYDSFAQPESDHEEIAHLVANPRARRVVVYTWNFHPELIESARQHGADGYLSKTLPARELVAALEAVHAGETIISDVPPRARSAVGLDWPGRGEGLSDRESEILALITQGKSNADVAALTYLSPNTIKSYIRTIYRKIGVSSRTQAVLWGVRHGFTPDHNRIEHWKGGP, from the coding sequence GTGGCACCGACCCCCAGCTCCCCGATCACCGTCGCCCTCGTTGACGATTACGACGTCGTGCTGATGGGCGTGGCCAACATGTTCGACCGATACCGCGACCGTGTGGTCGTCGCGGAGATCGACTCCAACATGGGTCTAGAAGACGCGGTGGACATCGTTCTGTACGACTCGTTCGCCCAACCTGAATCCGATCACGAGGAGATCGCACATCTGGTTGCCAACCCGAGGGCACGCCGAGTTGTGGTCTACACGTGGAACTTTCACCCTGAACTCATCGAGAGCGCTCGACAACACGGCGCCGACGGCTACCTCTCCAAGACGTTGCCCGCGCGAGAATTGGTCGCGGCGCTCGAGGCGGTGCACGCCGGAGAGACGATCATCAGCGACGTCCCGCCGCGGGCCCGTAGCGCAGTCGGGCTTGATTGGCCAGGTCGTGGCGAGGGGCTCAGCGACCGGGAATCAGAGATTCTGGCCCTCATCACGCAGGGCAAGAGCAATGCCGATGTCGCGGCGTTGACGTATCTGAGTCCCAACACCATCAAGTCCTACATTCGGACGATCTACCGCAAGATCGGCGTGTCCAGCCGCACGCAAGCCGTCCTATGGGGTGTCCGTCACGGGTTCACACCCGACCACAACCGCATCGAACACTGGAAGGGCGGCCCCTAG
- a CDS encoding antibiotic biosynthesis monooxygenase family protein: MYARTTTLQSNKDSIDAGIANVRDNVMSELQGIDGYVGLSLLVDRDSGRCIATTAWETEEAMRASDEAAREIRQRAAEAFGGEPDVAEWEIAVLHRDHQSREGACVRATWVKVEPDQIERGIDIFKMGVLPALDEHEGLCSVSLLVDRATGRGVSSVAYDSSEALQHNMGKIEELRSASAREASAEILDECNFELAIAHLHVPEMA, encoded by the coding sequence ATGTACGCGCGAACGACCACCCTTCAATCAAACAAAGATTCCATCGACGCCGGCATCGCCAATGTCCGTGACAATGTGATGTCCGAGCTGCAGGGCATCGACGGCTATGTCGGTCTTTCGTTGTTGGTCGACCGGGATTCCGGGCGCTGCATCGCCACCACCGCCTGGGAGACCGAGGAGGCGATGCGCGCCAGCGACGAGGCGGCACGGGAGATTCGTCAACGCGCCGCGGAGGCGTTCGGCGGCGAACCGGACGTCGCCGAATGGGAGATCGCTGTCCTACACCGTGATCATCAGAGCCGTGAGGGCGCCTGCGTCCGCGCCACCTGGGTCAAGGTGGAGCCCGACCAGATAGAGCGGGGCATCGACATCTTCAAGATGGGTGTGCTGCCCGCACTGGACGAACACGAAGGGCTTTGCAGCGTAAGCCTGTTGGTCGACCGTGCGACCGGGCGCGGAGTGTCTTCGGTGGCCTACGACAGCTCCGAAGCGTTGCAGCACAACATGGGCAAGATCGAGGAGCTGAGGTCCGCGAGCGCCCGGGAAGCCTCCGCAGAGATCCTCGACGAGTGCAACTTCGAGTTGGCGATCGCCCACTTGCACGTTCCCGAGATGGCCTGA
- a CDS encoding glucose-6-phosphate dehydrogenase, producing MSEQLYDYFGAIFQRYFRPALDAYPGKGGALVESLFTLTDDVPDRLAQSRRAAVAWGTAESPDARVTSELFVITQHGLMYAAGFNQSRRALYYLATPPALFDPFVDQVDTAELPSGAVVVVDSRLGRDLASAHPMDAALRRILDDHLALRVDLPA from the coding sequence ATGAGCGAGCAGCTGTACGACTATTTCGGTGCGATCTTCCAGCGGTACTTCAGACCCGCCCTCGATGCATATCCGGGTAAGGGTGGAGCACTCGTCGAAAGCTTGTTCACGCTGACTGATGACGTCCCGGATCGATTGGCACAGAGTCGGCGCGCCGCAGTCGCATGGGGCACAGCGGAGAGCCCGGACGCCAGGGTCACCTCGGAACTCTTCGTGATCACCCAACACGGGCTGATGTATGCCGCCGGGTTCAACCAGTCGCGCCGGGCGCTGTATTACTTGGCAACGCCGCCCGCACTGTTCGATCCGTTCGTCGATCAGGTCGACACCGCCGAACTGCCGTCGGGCGCGGTAGTCGTGGTGGACAGTCGGCTCGGCCGCGATCTCGCATCCGCGCATCCCATGGACGCCGCGCTTCGCCGGATACTCGATGACCACCTGGCCCTGCGGGTGGATCTGCCCGCGTAG
- a CDS encoding carboxymuconolactone decarboxylase family protein: MSDENLAERIGGLVAMSSGDGRLDTLMRLTCGRALGLHPLPMEVDLVDGAAEHEPLVCAFAEQFAVDVSGITDNQRKLFATALGDNVFRTVVMIFVADFVPRVWAAFEALGLRRHGNGGTVEWDHDSDPTDALLNGFLPAVARLRGLDPVTTEVVRLRGATQHNCRLCKSRRETNALDAGGSEDLYGDIEQYESSEKLTDAHKAALRFVDAMIWSPSQISSDLAAEIRQHFSEDQAFELTLDIMRNAANKIMVSLGVDAPLVTDGTELFSVDEDGQTVSAG, encoded by the coding sequence GTGAGTGACGAGAATCTGGCCGAGCGGATCGGCGGTCTGGTGGCGATGTCGTCGGGGGACGGGCGACTCGACACCCTGATGCGGCTGACATGCGGCAGGGCGCTGGGTTTGCATCCGCTGCCCATGGAGGTCGATCTGGTCGACGGGGCAGCCGAGCACGAGCCACTGGTGTGCGCGTTCGCCGAGCAGTTCGCCGTCGACGTATCGGGCATCACCGACAATCAGCGCAAGCTGTTCGCGACAGCGCTGGGTGACAACGTGTTTCGAACCGTGGTGATGATCTTCGTCGCTGATTTCGTCCCAAGGGTGTGGGCGGCATTCGAGGCGCTGGGGCTGCGCAGGCACGGCAACGGCGGCACCGTCGAGTGGGACCACGACTCCGATCCGACCGACGCCCTGCTCAACGGGTTCCTGCCCGCAGTGGCACGGCTGCGCGGGCTGGACCCGGTGACGACGGAGGTCGTGCGGCTGCGGGGTGCGACGCAGCACAACTGCCGACTGTGCAAGTCGCGCCGGGAGACTAACGCGCTGGACGCCGGCGGATCCGAGGACTTGTACGGCGACATCGAGCAGTACGAGTCGTCGGAGAAGTTGACCGATGCGCACAAGGCGGCGCTGCGGTTCGTCGACGCGATGATCTGGTCACCCTCGCAGATCAGCTCCGACCTTGCCGCGGAGATTCGCCAGCACTTCTCGGAGGATCAGGCGTTCGAGTTGACACTGGACATCATGCGCAACGCCGCCAACAAGATCATGGTGTCGCTGGGTGTGGATGCCCCGCTCGTGACGGACGGCACGGAGTTGTTCTCCGTCGACGAGGACGGGCAGACGGTCTCCGCGGGTTAG
- a CDS encoding TldD/PmbA family protein, translated as MIGAQQVVDTALAEADRLGKADETIVLVTDRADASLRWAGNSMTTNGESMSRSTAVISIVRQGKTARVGSVRSGDVDPSSIAGLVAASQEAALSALEAPDAAPPLPAGDASADWDDPVAGTSVEAFLGVAGSLAARGFSGADQLYGFARHDVETTFLASSTGLRRRHTQPTGSVEINGKRDDASAWVGFSTPDFDDVPTDSMLERLSTRLGWARRSVELPAGRYETIMPPSAVADMMIYLWWTMDGRGAEEGRTALSAPGGGTRVGEKLTDLPLTLYSDPFADGLACTPFVTASASSERESVFDNGMDIARVDWIRDGTISTLAYPRASAAEFGAPVAVPADNLLMTGGTASLADMIASTERGLLLTTLWYIREVDPAVLLLTGLTRDGVYLVEDGEVTAAVNNFRFNESPLDLLRRATEAGATDRTLPREWGDWVTRVTMPPLRIPDFHMSSVSQAQ; from the coding sequence GTGATCGGAGCACAGCAGGTGGTCGATACTGCGCTGGCCGAGGCCGACCGGCTCGGCAAGGCCGACGAGACCATCGTCCTGGTGACCGACCGCGCGGACGCTTCGTTGCGCTGGGCGGGCAATTCGATGACCACCAACGGCGAATCGATGAGCCGGAGTACCGCAGTGATATCGATTGTGCGCCAAGGGAAGACGGCACGAGTCGGGTCGGTGCGGTCCGGTGATGTGGACCCGTCGTCGATCGCCGGTCTGGTGGCGGCATCGCAGGAGGCGGCGCTCTCGGCGCTCGAGGCTCCAGATGCCGCGCCACCGTTACCCGCCGGCGATGCATCCGCCGATTGGGACGACCCGGTGGCGGGCACGAGCGTGGAGGCCTTCCTCGGCGTGGCGGGCAGTCTCGCGGCGCGGGGATTCAGTGGGGCGGATCAGCTGTACGGGTTTGCCCGGCACGACGTCGAGACGACGTTCCTGGCGTCCTCGACCGGGCTGCGGCGGCGCCATACCCAGCCGACCGGCTCGGTGGAGATCAACGGCAAGCGTGACGACGCCAGCGCGTGGGTGGGTTTCAGCACCCCCGACTTCGATGATGTGCCAACGGATTCGATGCTCGAGCGGCTGTCCACGCGCCTGGGCTGGGCGCGGCGCAGCGTCGAACTGCCTGCCGGGCGGTACGAGACGATCATGCCGCCATCGGCGGTGGCGGACATGATGATCTACCTGTGGTGGACGATGGACGGCCGCGGCGCCGAGGAGGGCCGCACCGCACTCTCGGCTCCCGGTGGTGGGACGCGGGTAGGGGAGAAGCTCACCGATCTTCCGCTGACGCTGTATTCCGACCCGTTCGCCGACGGGTTGGCGTGCACACCGTTCGTCACGGCGTCGGCGTCGTCGGAGCGCGAGTCGGTGTTCGACAACGGGATGGACATCGCGCGTGTGGACTGGATCCGCGACGGCACGATCAGCACGCTGGCGTATCCGCGAGCGTCGGCCGCGGAATTCGGCGCGCCGGTCGCGGTGCCCGCGGACAACCTGCTGATGACCGGCGGCACCGCCAGCCTGGCGGACATGATCGCGAGCACCGAGCGCGGCCTGCTGTTGACAACACTGTGGTACATCCGCGAGGTCGACCCGGCGGTGCTGCTGCTGACGGGTCTGACCCGTGACGGCGTGTACCTCGTGGAAGACGGTGAGGTGACGGCCGCCGTCAACAATTTCCGGTTCAACGAGAGCCCATTGGACTTGCTGCGGCGGGCCACCGAGGCTGGCGCCACGGACCGTACGCTGCCCAGGGAATGGGGCGACTGGGTGACGCGGGTGACGATGCCGCCGCTGCGGATCCCCGACTTCCACATGTCCTCGGTGAGCCAGGCGCAATAA
- a CDS encoding TldD/PmbA family protein has product MTAQRQVDPDFLELPRHELADAALSAAKAAGASYADLRIHAITTDHIQLRDGELEAAVVNREIGLAVRVIVDGTWGFASHAELHPGTAAETARRAVHVAATLKPLNAEHVELAPEPVYSDVSWVSDYRIDPFAVSAADKIAVLGEYSGRLMAADGVDHVSAGLHAMKEQTFYADTFGSSITQQRVRLMPTLDAVTVDAAAGSFETMRTLVPPMARGWEVVAGDDVWNWTDELAQLPSLLAEKAKAPSVSAGPTDLVIDPTNLWLTIHESIGHATEYDRAIGYESAYAGTSFATPDKLGTMRYGSPVMNVTADRTVEYGLASVGYDDDGVAAQSWDLVRDGIFVGYQLDRVFAPRLGVARSNGCSYADSPHHVPIQRMANVSLQPGTDELSTDDLIARVQDGIYIVGDKSWSIDMQRYNFQFTGQRFFRIRDGRLDGQLRDVAYQATTTDFWGSMEAVGGPSTWRLGGAFNCGKAQPGQVAAVSHGCPSALFRGVNVLNTRDESGR; this is encoded by the coding sequence GTGACAGCGCAACGCCAAGTCGACCCCGACTTCCTCGAGCTGCCGCGCCATGAGCTGGCCGATGCAGCGTTATCTGCGGCGAAGGCCGCCGGAGCCAGCTACGCCGACCTGCGCATACACGCGATCACGACGGACCACATCCAGCTGCGCGACGGTGAGCTGGAGGCGGCCGTGGTCAACCGCGAGATCGGGCTGGCGGTGCGGGTCATCGTCGACGGCACGTGGGGCTTCGCCTCGCACGCCGAGCTGCATCCCGGCACGGCTGCCGAGACCGCGCGCCGCGCCGTCCACGTCGCGGCCACGCTGAAGCCGTTGAATGCGGAACACGTCGAACTGGCGCCCGAGCCGGTGTACTCGGATGTCAGCTGGGTGTCCGACTACCGCATCGACCCGTTCGCCGTCTCCGCGGCGGACAAGATCGCGGTGCTCGGCGAGTACTCCGGCCGGCTGATGGCCGCCGACGGTGTGGATCACGTATCGGCCGGGCTCCATGCGATGAAGGAGCAGACCTTCTACGCCGATACGTTCGGCTCGTCGATCACGCAGCAGCGGGTGCGGTTGATGCCGACGCTGGACGCCGTCACGGTGGACGCGGCGGCCGGGTCGTTCGAGACGATGCGCACACTGGTGCCGCCGATGGCGCGGGGCTGGGAGGTCGTCGCGGGCGACGACGTGTGGAACTGGACCGACGAGCTGGCGCAGCTGCCGTCCCTGCTGGCTGAAAAGGCAAAGGCGCCCAGCGTTTCGGCGGGGCCGACGGATCTGGTGATCGACCCGACCAATCTATGGTTGACGATCCACGAGTCCATCGGGCACGCCACCGAATACGACCGCGCGATCGGCTACGAGTCCGCGTACGCGGGCACGTCCTTCGCGACCCCCGACAAGCTGGGCACCATGCGCTACGGATCGCCGGTGATGAATGTCACCGCCGATCGCACCGTCGAATATGGTTTGGCCAGTGTCGGTTACGACGACGACGGGGTGGCCGCGCAGAGCTGGGATCTGGTGCGCGACGGCATCTTCGTCGGCTATCAACTGGATCGGGTGTTCGCGCCCCGGCTCGGTGTTGCGCGCTCGAACGGCTGCTCGTATGCCGACTCGCCGCATCACGTGCCGATTCAGCGGATGGCCAACGTCTCGCTGCAGCCCGGTACCGATGAGCTGAGCACCGACGATCTCATCGCCCGGGTGCAGGACGGCATCTACATCGTCGGCGACAAGTCATGGTCGATCGACATGCAGCGCTACAACTTTCAGTTCACCGGACAGCGGTTCTTCCGGATTCGCGACGGCCGCCTCGACGGTCAGCTGCGCGACGTCGCGTACCAGGCGACCACGACCGACTTCTGGGGATCGATGGAAGCCGTCGGCGGGCCGTCGACATGGCGCCTCGGCGGTGCGTTCAACTGCGGCAAGGCGCAGCCCGGCCAGGTGGCGGCGGTCAGTCACGGCTGCCCGTCGGCGTTGTTCCGCGGGGTGAACGTGCTCAATACGCGCGACGAGTCGGGGCGGTAG